GCGTGAGTCCTTCATCGGCTAAGGTGCCCGCCTCCCAAGCAGTGGCTCGACGCTTGGAAACGATGCAGGCAGTTAGCTGGAGTTCGGCCTCAAGTCGTGTTGCCTCATGCGATGGGCCGTGTACGGCCAGGTGCGCATTCGTATTTTTCGATCGTTCGACCGCAACTCGGGCATATTCAAAAGCAGGTCCGCGTCCGGCACGAGTTTCTTTAGGTAACGGAGTCTCAACCTGACCGAAACCAAGCCCTACGCTCCAGTCCCCCGACGCGGCCATCATGACAGCTAAGCGAATTGCTTCCGAAGCATCGTCCATCACGGCTTGAACTTCATCTCCGGCAGTACGCTGGAATGGGCGCACCACAGGAACCGTGGCATTGGCCTGTTCAATGAGGGTTTGCACTTTGTCTTCAGACGAACGGGATCGCCGTTGGTCAATGGTCAGAACAATCATGGAACAATTCTAAATCATTGTAATCAGAAATACTAACTTTAACCGTTGTTGGCAGCGTCGAGAGTCTCGACTGAATAATCGATGAATCACCATTTTCGACTAGAGTTGAAACTAAGTTATAGGTCTTCAGCTTGGAGACTCAGATAGTGAAAGGCGCAGCAATGGTTACTGCATTCGTCATGATTCAGACGGCAACCGACAGCATCCCCGAGTGTGCTCAGCAAATCTCTGCAATTTCAGGGATCAGTGAGGTTTATTCCGTCGCTGGTGACTGGGACCTCATCGCGGTTGCGCGGGTTCACAAGCACGAGGACTTGGCAGAAGTTATTGCCAATAAGCTCTCTAAGATTCCAGGCATTCGTGGCACGCAAACCCATATTGCTTTCCGCGCCTACTCGGAGCACGACCTAGAGGCCGCTTTCTCGCTGGGGCTTGACGACTAGTACAAATCCCTAGGCTGATACAAGAACGGGTTCTGGTTACTGCTTGTACTAGCAGTAACCAGAACCCGTTCTTGTTTGATCTACTGGGCCTACTCCCCTAGGATCTGCTGAGTCGTCTGTGACCAATTGTCCAGAACTGATTTCGCGGCCCCGGAATCGATAGATTCGGCGGCCTTTGTCAGCGCTGCACCCATTCGATCTTCAAAGCTTCCTTCGCTTGAAGGGTCGAAGGCCACCATTCCGGCAGCTGCATTCAGTAGCACGGCGTCACGCACTGGCCCCTGAGCACCGGAAACAATCTGCCGTACAACCTCTGCATTATGTACCGCGTCTCCGCCACG
The nucleotide sequence above comes from Glutamicibacter sp. B1. Encoded proteins:
- a CDS encoding sigma factor-like helix-turn-helix DNA-binding protein — encoded protein: MIVLTIDQRRSRSSEDKVQTLIEQANATVPVVRPFQRTAGDEVQAVMDDASEAIRLAVMMAASGDWSVGLGFGQVETPLPKETRAGRGPAFEYARVAVERSKNTNAHLAVHGPSHEATRLEAELQLTACIVSKRRATAWEAGTLADEGLTQQQIAKELGITQQAVSSRLSAALWFEANRMMDEAAYSLTRQLKMLGES
- a CDS encoding Lrp/AsnC family transcriptional regulator is translated as MVTAFVMIQTATDSIPECAQQISAISGISEVYSVAGDWDLIAVARVHKHEDLAEVIANKLSKIPGIRGTQTHIAFRAYSEHDLEAAFSLGLDD